Below is a window of Mucilaginibacter sp. PAMC 26640 DNA.
AGCGGCGATGACAGGCTGGCGCGTAATGCTCTTAACCTGATAGATCATTCGCGCGTGGCCGAGGGGATTACACTGAGCAGGCACCCTTCTTATAGTCCGCAGATAATTTCCACGTTTTCGCTTTGGTACATTGCCATGCTGCATGATTATTGGATGTATCGTAACGATGCGGCTTTTGTAAAAGATAAGCTAAATGGCACCCGACAGGTGCTGGCATTTTTTGCCAAATTTCAACAGGCCGACGGGTCGCTAAAAAACACACCGTACTGGCGCTTTGCCGATTGGGTATCTACCAAAGGCTGGGATTTTGGGCAGCCACCGCAGGATGCCGGCGGCAACTCGGCCATACTGGATATGCAATTGCTTTGGACCCTGCAGCAAGCCGCCGAAATGGAAAGCAAACTGGGCCTGCCCGTGTATGCACAAATGTATGCAGCCAATGCCGCCAAGCTAAAAGCAACTATTCAAAGAAAATACTGGGATGCAGCCAAAGGCTTTTACGCCGATACGAGGGATAAAGAAACCTGGTCGCAGCATGCCAATGCACTGGCTATCCTGAGCGGCGTGGCGGGACCAAGCACTAACACGCTCGCTATAAAGCTGGAGGCGGATACCAGCCTTGTAAAATGTACCATTTACTTTAAATATTACCTGCACCAGGCCCTCGTGAAAGGCGGCCGGGGTGATAATTATATGAACTGGCTGGATGTTTGGCGCAAAAACATCACTACCGGGATGACCACCTGGGGAGAGATAAGCGATCTGGAACATACGCGCAGCGACTGCCATGGCTGGGGTGCCAGTCCGAATATTGAATTCTTCCGTACGGTGCTGGGGATAGATAGCTACGCACCGGGTTTTAGCAAAATAAAAGTGGAACCACACTTAGGCAGCCTCAAAACTGCCTCGGGCGAAATTCCGCACCCCAACGGTACGATTGCAGTAAACTATCAACTTAAGGGGAGCAAATGGGCTGTGAGTATCCATCTGCCTGCTGCCACACATGGCGTTTTTATTTGGAGGGGTAAAAGTTATGCGCTAAAGGCAGGGACAAACAATTTAGCTATTTAATTCAGCCAGCGCCCGCTCCGCCAAAAAGGCTTAATTTAGATGATGAGGGAATGATTTGGCGTTGTTTAGTCAATGTCATAAACAGCCCAATTGCTTATCCGTTAAAACTTTTTCGACTATTTGTGGGTTATGAAATCATCCGTTTCGAGATAAATTGGGTTAATATTTTGAACCGAAACGCTTGCCCCAAATAATGTATAGTGTATTAATATACATTTTATACTTATTTATTATTAAAAATGTGATATTTACAAACTCAACCCGCATACATCTTATTATCACTGGTTAATGAAAACTACACCCAGCCAATTAAAAATCCTCTCCATTGATATCGGTGGATCAAGCATCAAAGCCACAATTTTAGATAGTAAGGGCAACCTTAAAATGGATTATAAAAAGGTAGTTACCCCAAATCCTGCCAATCCAGAAAATGTTATTAAATCTATCAATGTGCTGGTAAAAAGTTTTCCCGGTTATGATAAGGTCTCCGTGGGGTTCCCCGGTTATGTACGTAACGGCGTTGTTAAAACTGCTCCTAATCTTGGTAACGATTTTTGGAAGGATATCAACTTTAAATCGAAGCTGGAAGAAGCTTTGGGTAAAGATGCACAGGTGGTAAATGATGCCGATATGCAGGGCCTCGGCGTAGTTAGCGGCAAAGGACTAGAGATGGTGATTACCCTGGGTACAGGTTTTGGTACGGCATTGTTAATGGATGGGCACCTGTTGCCGCATTTAGAAATTGCACATCACCCGGTATCAAAAGGCCGCGATTACGACGAATATATAGGTGATATAGCGCTGGATAAAGAAGGCGTTAAAAAATGGAACAGCCGTATAAAAAAGGTTTTCAAGATTTTAAAAACCGTTTTTAATTACGACTATTTATATATAGGTGGAGGCAACTCCGACAAGCTGAACTTTAAGCTTGATAAGAACATGAAAATAGTAACCAATGCCGATGGCATAAAAGGCGGGGCAAGATTGTGGCAGGAAGATAAACACCCGGTTACGCACGTTGCAATGGCAACCCCAACAAAATAATAAACTTTTCTTTGATAAAATGATGGAAAAACCAAATCAAGAACTCGAAACATTAGCAATAGATACCGTAAGGATTCTCTCAGCAGATGCGGTACAAAAAGCAAA
It encodes the following:
- a CDS encoding chromosome partitioning protein ParA, which encodes MKTTPSQLKILSIDIGGSSIKATILDSKGNLKMDYKKVVTPNPANPENVIKSINVLVKSFPGYDKVSVGFPGYVRNGVVKTAPNLGNDFWKDINFKSKLEEALGKDAQVVNDADMQGLGVVSGKGLEMVITLGTGFGTALLMDGHLLPHLEIAHHPVSKGRDYDEYIGDIALDKEGVKKWNSRIKKVFKILKTVFNYDYLYIGGGNSDKLNFKLDKNMKIVTNADGIKGGARLWQEDKHPVTHVAMATPTK